From a single Fusarium fujikuroi IMI 58289 draft genome, chromosome FFUJ_chr03 genomic region:
- a CDS encoding related to aspartic-type signal peptidase — MVHQYLLLALPILVLDAVQGVNAIHAEKSNPSPPGVHVLPLIEDGSDDYHSWNAEVAAGTPPQKMKLFLDIARSTTWFISDKIYAECDGCVNGYYQLNKSKTSSRVLGHTTASYGDPTTYPPSNSTFDLDYHKDTVQIAGVSIPKQAFGLLNPSKNEFNGIGALSLGPSMEHGYAPGELYSSFLDNLVADKKVASRTYSIDLRRHGSKPGKSLCSAIRTVPNGKNKAGKVTSYEVHKNDSVFLLDSSNQYLRFRHSFVDPLYKTLGAVNDGNDAYFVPCEKRNMPGSWDFQFGDVTIKIPYSKIITDQSDDKGKTCWVGVLTTWKGQLVLGQPFLEAAYLAFDLDNKQVALAPPANCGEKLVAFGSGPNAIPNLMGC; from the exons ATGGTCCACCAGTACTTGCTCTTAGCGCTACCCATCCTGGTGCTAGATGCTGTACAAGGCGTTAACGCAATCCACGCAGAGAAATCAAACCCATCGCCTCCTGGAGTGCATGTTTTGCCTCTGATTGAAGATGGTTCAGATGACTATCATTCATGGAATGCCGAGGTTGCCGCTGGTACTCCCCCCCAGAAAATGAAGCTGTTTCTGGACATAGCCAGATCGACAACGT GGTTCATCTCTGATAAGATCTACGCAGAATGTGACGGCTGCGTGAACGGGTACTATCAGCTCAATAAATCCAAGACCTCGTCCCGCGTTCTAGGCCATACCACAGCTTCCTACGGAGATCCAACGACATATCCCCCAAGTAACAGCACGTTTGATCTGGATTATCATAAAGACACGGTTCAAATTGCAGGCGTCAGCATCCCTAAACAAGCTTTTGGTCTTTTAAACCCGTCCAAAAATGAATTCAATGGGATTGGTGCGCTTTCGCTTGGCCCCAGTATGGAACATGGATATGCACCAGGGGAACTCTACAGTTCTTTCCTGGACAACCTTGTTGCAGACAAAAAGGTTGCCAGCCGTACTTATAGTATTGACCTACGCAGGCACGGCTCAAAGCCAGGCAAGTCCCTTTGTTCGGCTATCAGA ACTGTCCCCAATggcaagaacaaggctgGCAAGGTGACAAGCTACGAGGTCCACAAGAACGACTCAGtcttcctccttgacagTTCGAACCAGTACCTCCGATTCCGCCACTCCTTCGTCGATCCTCTTTACAAGACTCTCGGCGCGGTGAACGACGGAAATGACGCCTATTTTGTGCCTTGCGAGAAGCGCAACATGCCTGGTAGCTGGGACTTTCAGTTCGGCGACGTCACGATCAAGATTCCGTACAGCAAGATTATCACTGACCAGTCAGATGACAAGGGTAAGACTTGTTGGGTTGGTGTTTTGACCACCTGGAAGGGACAGCTAGTTCTGGGAC AACCTTTCTTGGAAGCTGCCTACCTTGCCTTCGATCTGGACAACAAGCAGGTTGCACTGGCTCCACCGGCCAACTGTGGTGAAAAGCTGGTTGCATTTGGTTCTGGACCTAATGCTATTCCTAATTTGATGGGTTGTTAA
- a CDS encoding probable cyanide hydratase: MSIRQWKAAICQAEPCWFDKVAGVKKTIQLINEASQNGASLIAFSEVWLPGYPNFLWSGTYRENMPLVQKYMQNSISAYGDEMLEIRQATAAANIYVCFGFSERVGASLYLAQVLIGPDGNILLHRRKTKPTHVERTIFGDSTGDSLTTVVHTPLGKIGMLNCWEHLQPLLKYHTYCQGEQVHIAAWPFNAKWTESAVEPYSVFSEANEVTASRMYALEGAVYVLVTNQPLSAEGAKLNSEGQGNADKDGFMLAGGGGAAAVFGPDGRQLTEPTDPLFDGLIYCDIDLDKIDYATLTDCVGHYSRPDLLRLVVDDQPKNYVVRVSDGPTNTPYHTGTSGETLLSAHEKLDELLAKKAKKEATS; encoded by the exons ATGTCAATCCGTCAATGGAAAGCCGCCATCTGCCAGGCTGAGCCATGCTGGTTCGACAAAGTCGCCGGTGTCAAAAAGACaatccagctcatcaacgaaGCCAGCCAGAACGGAGCTTCTCTCATAGCGTTCTCGGAGGTCTGGCTACCCGGCTATCCCAACTTCCTATGGTCCGGAACCTACAGGGAGAACATGCCTTTGGTGCAGAAGTACATGCAAAACAGCATATCTGCCTATGGGGATGAGATGCTCGAGATCCGCCAAGCTACGGCAGCTGCTAACATCTATGTATGTTTTGGGTTCAGTGAGCGGGTCGGGGCTTCGTTGTATCTTGCTCAGGTCCTCATTGGTCCCGATGGTAacattcttcttcatcgtcgcaAGACAAAGCCCACGCATGTTGAGAGGACTATCTTTGGAGATTCCACTGGAGATTCTCTTACTACCGTGGTGCACACTCCCTTGGGGAAGATTGGCATGTTGAATTGCTGGG AGCACCTTCAGCCACTACTCAAGTATCATACCTACTGCCAAGGTGAACAGGTTCATATCGCTGCCTGGCCATTCAACGCAAAATGGACTGAATCGGCTGTTGAGCCCTACTCAGTATTCTCAGAGGCCAACGAGGTAACAGCCAGTCGCATGTATGCACTCGAGGGCGCTGTCTACGTCCTTGTGACCAACCAGCCGCTGTCCGCCGAAGGCGCCAAACTGAACAGTGAGGGTCAAGGAAACGCTGACAAGGACGGTTTTATGCTCgccggtggtggtggtgctgcaGCTGTCTTTGGCCCAGATGGTCGACAGCTCACGGAGCCTACTGATCCTCTATTCGATGGCCTAATTTACTGCGACATTGATTTAGACAAGATTGACTACGCAACTTTGACTGACTGTGTGGGCCACTACTCACGACCTGATCTGCTGCGtctggttgttgatgatcagCCGAAGAACTATGTCGTTCGCGTATCTGATGGTCCGACGAATACTCCTTATCACACTGGTACCAGCGGCGAGACGTTGCTTTCTGCTCATGAGAAGTtggatgagcttcttgctaAGAAAGCGAAGAAAGAGGCGACAAGCTGA
- a CDS encoding related to pathway-specific regulatory protein nit-4, translating to MASGLPVRRVIQRGRPPSKRYVEALQERIRTLEAQLERFQNNAGNQDRGLPSSIEDSYSTSEGDSLPDDSSYRSPIKDISDRLGALNIGEDGQIHYFGSRSNFSLLKNSPVASSTVSSRDLQKQAADTLDQLNLRVEVSDELRNHLLDLFWSWQNTWQYLVVKELFLEDLYITHSGRYASPLLLSAVLALAARYSDRVELRSNPLEQNTAGNALAEQAKMILFYESQAPKVTTVQATALLGLREIATDKEALGWMYCGMAARMAFNLGLHLDRSHWVETGHITKDEAEVGTIVWWGCYVLDKLFNIGLGRPSTIQEHETSAQLPSMDHSAEYESWHSESPIGEPIVFPRSHQVSNIRATVQLFRVTSSALDEIYRPGSQHSKTRIMELVTKTHVNIIEFQINLPSCLRLSPSPLAPTLPHIYLLHLQIHVAIILLHRPFVGVQRKTLDAGSFHPSSGSSHLKECSQSSHSISNIFRLYSKHYTLRRIPISAIHCAFTASIILLLETTSTDTKDRDRAIASLKVLAEALADMSTAWAWSQRALFAIRQLAREWLVSEDAFSALGINKEESRQVIGDTITGTTQGRDDDESNSSLWVAEGPHCFDMDIPFMTSDGLDYQGWIGTLFTEPGYPGDAA from the exons ATGGCCAGCGGCCTTCCTGTTCGACGTGTAATACAGCGGGGGAG GCCACCAAGCAAACGCTATGTTGAGGCGCTCCAGGAAAGGATTAGAACACTGGAAGCTCAGCTCGAGCGCTTCCAAAACAACGCTGGAAATCAGGACAGAGGCCTACCGAGCTCCATCGAAGATAGTTACAGCACTTCGGAGGGGGATTCTCTTCCCGATGATTCGAGCTACAGATCTCCAATCAAGGATATAAGCGACCGACTTGGAGCCCTTAACATTGGTGAAGATGGCCAGATCCACTACTTCGGTTCGAGGAGTAACTTCTCACTACTGAAGAACAGTCCTGTAGCGAGTTCAACAGTCTCATCTCGGGACTTGCAAAAGCAGGCGGCAGATACACTAGACCAACTGAATCTTCGCGTTGAGGTATCCGACGAGTTACGGAACCATCTCTTGGACCTGTTTTGGAGTTGGCAGAATACATGGCAGTACCTCGTCGTCAAGGAATTGTTCCTCGAGGATCTGTACATAACTCATTCCGGCCGATATGCTTCACCTCTGTTGCTCTCTGCGGTATTGGCGCTTGCAGCTCGGTACTCGGATCGGGTTGAGCTTCGAAGTAATCCTCTTGAACAAAATACGGCGGGTAATGCTTTGGCTGAGCAGGCTAAGATGATACTGTTTTACGAGAGCCAGGCGCCGAAAGTGACGACAGTGCAAGCGACAGCGTTACTTGGGCTTCGAGAGATAGCTACTGACAAGGAGGCTCTTGGATGGATGTATTGCG gcATGGCAGCGAGAATGGCCTTTAACCTCGGACTTCATCTTGACCGCAGCCACTGGGTTGAAACGGGACACATAACGAAGGACGAAGCAGAAGTTGGGACCATTGTTTGGTGGGGATGCTATGTTTTAGACAA ACTATTCAACATTGGACTTGGTCGACCATCCACTATCCAAGAACACGAAACATCTGCCCAGCTGCCTTCTATGGATCACAGCGCAGAGTATGAATCTTGGCACTCTGAGTCCCCAATCGGTGAACCTATCGTTTTCCCACGGAGTCATCAAGTCTCGAATATCCGTGCGACCGTTCAGCTATTCAGAGTCACATCATCGGCCCTGGATGAGAT ATATAGACCAGGCAGTCAACATTCCAAGACTCGGATTATGGAACTCGTCACAAAAACGCatgtcaacatcatcgagtTTCAGATAAATCTTCCAAGCTGTCTTCGTCTTTCACCGTCACCACTCGCGCCCACGCTACCTCACATCTACTTGCTTCA CCTCCAAATTCATGTTGCAATAATCTTGCTGCATCGACCTTTTGTTGGAGTGCAGCGAAAGACGCTGGACGCTGGCAGCTTTCATCCGAGCAGCGGATCAAGCCATCTCAAGGAGTGCAGCCAGTCCTCACATTCCATCAGTAACATTTTCCGGCTTTACAGCAAACACTACACTTTG CGACGAATACCAATCTCAGCCATTCACTGTGCTTTCACGGCATCAAttattcttctcctcgaaaCTACGTCTACGGATACTAAAGACCGTGATCGCGCTATAGCTTCATTAAAAGTATTAGCTGAAGCGCTCGCTGATATGAGTactgcttgggcttggagcCAGCGTGCACTGTTTGCGATTCGCCAATTGGCTCGAGAATGGTTAGTTAGCGAAGATGCATTTAGTGCACTTGGGATCAATAAGGAAGAAAGCCGGCAGGTTATTGGGGATACTATCACAGGTACAACACAAGGgcgtgatgacgatgagtcTAATAGTTCGCTTTGGGTAGCAGAAGGTCCCCATTGCTTTGACATGGATATTCCATTCATGACTAGCGACGGTCTGGACTACCAGGGATGGATAGGCACACTGTTTACAGAACCGGGATATCCGGGCGACGCTGCTTGA